Proteins encoded within one genomic window of Cellulomonas flavigena DSM 20109:
- a CDS encoding aminoglycoside 3'-phosphotransferase translates to MPHDADDRAAGPHAPDPSPTVPRGVPTGTVPVPASVAALAGGQDVEPVWVNEAGGRTFRLGRERFVKWAPRHVPELDLPAEALRLTWAGRFTPVPEVLDLGVDDEGSWLVTAAIPARSAVDPMWLARPAEAAAAVGAGLRALHDALPAGECPFAWQVEARVERALEHLHAGDSPTGWDPVHHHLSAADARARLLDAPPVDRLVVCHADACAPNTLVHDDGRWAAHVDLGRLGVADRWADLAIATWSTTWNYGPGYERHVLDAYGIEPDDERTAYYRLLWDAT, encoded by the coding sequence ATGCCCCACGACGCGGACGACCGGGCCGCCGGCCCGCACGCCCCCGACCCGAGCCCGACCGTCCCGCGCGGCGTGCCCACCGGCACCGTCCCCGTCCCGGCGTCCGTCGCCGCGCTCGCCGGCGGGCAGGACGTGGAGCCCGTCTGGGTCAACGAGGCCGGCGGCCGCACGTTCCGCCTCGGGCGCGAGCGGTTCGTCAAGTGGGCGCCGCGCCACGTGCCCGAGCTCGACCTCCCGGCGGAGGCGCTGCGCCTGACGTGGGCGGGGCGCTTCACGCCCGTCCCGGAGGTGCTCGACCTGGGCGTCGACGACGAGGGCTCGTGGCTCGTCACGGCCGCGATCCCCGCACGCAGCGCGGTCGACCCGATGTGGCTGGCCCGCCCCGCGGAGGCGGCAGCAGCCGTCGGCGCCGGCCTGCGCGCGCTGCACGACGCGCTCCCCGCCGGCGAGTGCCCGTTCGCGTGGCAGGTCGAGGCCCGCGTCGAGCGAGCCCTGGAGCACCTCCATGCCGGCGACTCCCCCACCGGGTGGGACCCCGTGCACCACCACCTCTCCGCCGCCGACGCCCGCGCGCGGCTGCTCGACGCCCCGCCCGTCGACCGGCTCGTGGTGTGCCACGCCGACGCGTGCGCACCCAACACCCTGGTCCACGACGACGGCCGCTGGGCCGCCCACGTCGACCTCGGGCGCCTCGGCGTCGCCGACCGCTGGGCCGACCTCGCGATCGCGACGTGGAGCACGACCTGGAACTACGGCCCCGGGTACGAGCGGCACGTCCTCGACGCGTACGGGATCGAGCCCGACGACGAGCGGACCGCCTACTACCGGCTCCTGTGGGACGCGACCTGA
- a CDS encoding AMP-binding protein, protein MSRPTASADLPAAWPQGVPRDVEVPDEPLTALLDRAARAHADRVALDFLGATTTYGQLAAQVARGMRVLHDLGVRAGDRVALVLPNCPAHVVAFWSVLRLGAVVVEHNPTYSADELAHQLADSGATVAVVWEQAVPRVLEARDRTQLRHVVAVDLSADLPRTKRWALNLPVPRARRTRAAMRGPVPAGVPHWHRLVHAAAPMPAPEPPAAADVALLQYTGGTTGTPKAAVLTHRNLGANALQGQTWTQAEPGTEVVYGVLPLFHAFGLTLCLTYSVRIAATLVVLPSFDPAQVLAAQKRRPGTFLPAVPPMLDRLATAAEETGADLTSFRYSISGAMALPRATAERWERVTGGLVSEGYGMTETSPVALGNPLSPDRRPGALGLPFPSTRIRVVDQEDPTRDVDPGEQGELLVSGPQVFQGYWNRPEETAHQLLDGGWLRTGDVVRVDEDGMVVLVDRMKEMIVTGGFKVYPSQVEDHLRDMPGVSDVAVVGEPAGDMGEHVVAAVVLDEDGSGAHIDLAAVRAWCETRLARYALPRRLVVLTDLPRSQVGKVLRRVVREQVTDGRHPA, encoded by the coding sequence ATGAGTCGCCCGACCGCGTCCGCCGACCTCCCTGCCGCCTGGCCCCAGGGCGTGCCCCGCGACGTCGAGGTCCCCGACGAGCCGCTGACCGCGCTGCTGGACCGTGCCGCACGCGCGCACGCCGACCGCGTCGCGCTCGACTTCCTCGGCGCGACGACGACCTACGGGCAGCTCGCCGCACAGGTCGCGCGCGGCATGCGCGTGCTGCACGACCTGGGCGTGCGCGCGGGTGACCGCGTCGCGCTCGTGCTGCCCAACTGCCCCGCGCACGTCGTCGCGTTCTGGTCGGTGCTGCGGCTCGGTGCCGTCGTCGTGGAGCACAACCCGACGTACAGCGCGGACGAGCTCGCGCACCAGCTCGCCGACTCGGGCGCGACCGTCGCGGTCGTCTGGGAGCAGGCCGTCCCGCGGGTGCTCGAGGCACGCGACCGCACGCAGCTGCGCCACGTCGTCGCCGTCGACCTGTCCGCCGACCTGCCGCGCACGAAGCGCTGGGCGCTGAACCTGCCCGTGCCGAGGGCCCGTCGCACCCGTGCCGCGATGCGCGGTCCCGTCCCCGCGGGCGTCCCGCACTGGCACCGCCTCGTGCACGCCGCCGCGCCGATGCCCGCGCCCGAGCCGCCGGCCGCCGCGGACGTCGCCCTGCTGCAGTACACCGGCGGCACCACCGGCACCCCCAAGGCCGCCGTGCTCACGCACCGCAACCTCGGCGCCAACGCGCTCCAGGGGCAGACGTGGACGCAGGCGGAGCCCGGCACCGAGGTCGTCTACGGCGTGCTGCCGCTCTTCCACGCGTTCGGGCTCACGCTCTGCCTGACGTACTCGGTGCGGATCGCCGCGACGCTCGTCGTGCTGCCCTCGTTCGACCCCGCGCAGGTGCTGGCCGCCCAGAAGCGGCGACCGGGCACCTTCCTGCCCGCCGTGCCGCCCATGCTCGACAGGCTCGCCACCGCGGCCGAGGAGACCGGCGCCGACCTCACGTCGTTCCGGTACTCGATCAGCGGCGCCATGGCGCTGCCGCGCGCGACCGCCGAGCGCTGGGAGCGCGTGACCGGCGGTCTGGTCTCCGAGGGCTACGGCATGACCGAGACGTCGCCCGTCGCGCTCGGCAACCCGCTGAGCCCCGACCGCCGCCCCGGCGCGCTCGGTCTGCCCTTCCCGTCGACGCGCATCCGCGTCGTCGACCAGGAGGACCCGACGCGCGACGTCGACCCCGGTGAGCAGGGTGAGCTGCTGGTCTCCGGACCGCAGGTCTTCCAGGGCTACTGGAACCGTCCCGAGGAGACCGCGCACCAGCTGCTCGACGGCGGCTGGCTGCGCACCGGCGACGTCGTGCGCGTCGACGAGGACGGCATGGTCGTCCTCGTCGACCGCATGAAGGAGATGATCGTCACCGGCGGCTTCAAGGTGTACCCCTCGCAGGTCGAGGACCACCTGCGTGACATGCCCGGCGTGTCCGACGTCGCGGTCGTGGGGGAGCCCGCGGGCGACATGGGCGAGCACGTCGTGGCCGCCGTCGTGCTCGACGAGGACGGGTCCGGCGCGCACATCGACCTCGCCGCGGTGCGCGCGTGGTGCGAGACGCGCCTGGCGCGCTACGCGCTGCCGCGGCGGCTCGTGGTGCTCACGGACCTGCCGCGCTCGCAGGTCGGCAAGGTGCTGCGCCGCGTCGTCCGCGAGCAGGTGACCGACGGGCGCCACCCGGCCTGA
- a CDS encoding type II toxin-antitoxin system Phd/YefM family antitoxin produces the protein MTTMNVQDAKARLSDLVARAERGEDVVIARAGRPAVRLVPVAPRPRTFGTMDLTVPESFFEPLDEVELAAWE, from the coding sequence ATGACGACGATGAACGTGCAGGACGCCAAGGCGCGGCTGTCCGACCTCGTCGCGCGTGCGGAGCGCGGCGAGGACGTCGTGATCGCCCGCGCGGGTCGCCCGGCCGTGCGACTCGTTCCCGTGGCGCCGCGACCGCGCACGTTCGGCACCATGGACCTCACCGTCCCGGAGTCGTTCTTCGAGCCGCTCGACGAGGTCGAGCTCGCAGCGTGGGAGTGA
- a CDS encoding type II toxin-antitoxin system VapC family toxin, producing the protein MGVRPYLLDTHVLLWLLGEPLRVPTSVRDVLADPGAEILVSAVSALEVATKHRLGKLEASDLIDSWQHRLADLVATELPITGEHALLAGRLAWEHRDPFDRLLVAQAVVENAILVTQDSAIVQFDRAPVLRW; encoded by the coding sequence GTGGGAGTGAGGCCGTACCTCCTCGACACGCACGTCCTGCTCTGGCTGCTCGGTGAGCCGCTGCGCGTGCCGACGTCCGTGCGGGACGTGCTGGCCGACCCGGGTGCCGAGATCCTGGTGTCCGCGGTCTCCGCGCTCGAGGTGGCGACCAAGCACCGGCTGGGCAAGCTCGAGGCCAGCGACCTCATCGACTCCTGGCAGCACCGGCTCGCCGACCTCGTCGCGACCGAGCTGCCCATCACTGGCGAGCACGCGCTGCTCGCGGGGCGGCTCGCGTGGGAGCACCGGGACCCGTTCGACCGGCTGCTCGTCGCGCAGGCGGTCGTCGAGAACGCGATCCTCGTCACACAGGACTCCGCGATCGTCCAGTTCGACCGGGCGCCCGTGCTCCGATGGTGA
- the rnhA gene encoding ribonuclease HI: MWTDGACKGNPGVGGWGAWMRFGDQERELWGGEAATTNNRMELSAVIEGLRALKRPCRVTLHVDSTYVMNGLQKWLPNWKRNGWRTGDKKPVKNQELWQALDTEVQRHHVTWVWVKGHAGDPGNERADALANRGVDDVRAGVR; encoded by the coding sequence ATGTGGACCGACGGCGCCTGCAAGGGCAACCCCGGCGTCGGCGGGTGGGGCGCCTGGATGCGCTTCGGCGACCAGGAGAGGGAGCTGTGGGGCGGTGAGGCCGCGACCACGAACAACCGCATGGAGCTGTCCGCGGTCATCGAGGGGCTGCGCGCGCTCAAGCGGCCCTGCCGCGTGACGCTGCACGTCGACTCCACGTACGTGATGAACGGTCTGCAGAAGTGGCTGCCGAACTGGAAGCGCAACGGCTGGCGTACGGGCGACAAGAAGCCCGTGAAGAACCAGGAGCTGTGGCAGGCCCTCGACACCGAGGTGCAGCGCCACCACGTCACGTGGGTCTGGGTGAAGGGTCACGCCGGGGACCCGGGGAACGAGCGCGCCGACGCGCTCGCCAACCGCGGGGTGGACGACGTGCGGGCCGGGGTGCGCTGA
- a CDS encoding GNAT family N-acetyltransferase: MTLPPGYTLHATPPAPDDYLRLRRDAGLRPKTVAQAAAALAGSWSACHVTAPDGTTVAMGRVVGDGGWYFVVADMATSPAHQRRGLGTAVLDHLLADVAHRAPDDAYVSLTTESAGRALYEGAGFTTLRPDRTGMQLVLPARATP; encoded by the coding sequence ATGACCCTCCCACCCGGGTACACGCTGCACGCCACGCCGCCCGCCCCGGACGACTACCTGCGGCTGCGACGCGACGCGGGCCTGCGCCCCAAGACGGTCGCGCAGGCCGCCGCGGCGCTCGCCGGCAGCTGGTCCGCCTGCCACGTCACCGCGCCCGACGGCACGACCGTCGCGATGGGACGCGTCGTCGGTGACGGCGGGTGGTACTTCGTCGTCGCCGACATGGCCACGTCACCGGCCCACCAGCGCCGCGGCCTAGGCACCGCGGTGCTTGACCACCTGCTCGCCGACGTCGCGCACCGCGCGCCGGACGACGCCTACGTGTCGCTGACCACCGAGTCGGCGGGCCGCGCGCTGTACGAGGGCGCAGGGTTCACGACGCTGAGGCCCGACCGGACCGGCATGCAGCTCGTGCTCCCCGCCCGCGCCACACCCTGA
- a CDS encoding Gfo/Idh/MocA family protein, protein MVGHAFMGLAHSHAWQTAPRFFDLPLHPDLAVVAGRDAQRTAAAAQRLGWRSSTTDWRELLGRDDVDLVDICTPGDTHAEIAIAALEAGKHVLCEKPLANSVAEAEAMVAAAQAHPELVAMVGYSYRRVPAIALARRLVAEGRIGTVRHARGLYLQDWLSDPATPLSWRLDKQKAGSGSLGDIGAHVIDLVQFITGETLTGVSAQLATFVAERPVAAEFGGLSGVGDAGGATGPVTVDDAAVFTSRLSGGGLALFEATRFALGRRNAIRVEINGTDGSIAFDFEDMNVLHVYDAHDPAGLQGFRRVYVTEPEHPYTGSWWPTGHGLGYEHAFTHQVVDLVEAVAAGTPPTPTFADGLQVQRVLDAVERSAADDARWTPVEG, encoded by the coding sequence ATGGTCGGCCACGCGTTCATGGGCCTGGCCCACTCGCACGCGTGGCAGACCGCGCCCCGTTTCTTCGACCTGCCGCTGCACCCCGACCTCGCGGTCGTCGCCGGGCGCGACGCGCAGCGCACGGCCGCCGCCGCGCAGCGCCTGGGCTGGCGCTCGTCGACCACCGACTGGCGTGAGCTGCTGGGCCGCGACGACGTCGACCTGGTCGACATCTGCACACCGGGCGACACGCACGCCGAGATCGCGATCGCCGCGCTCGAGGCCGGCAAGCACGTGCTGTGCGAGAAGCCGCTGGCCAACTCGGTCGCCGAGGCCGAGGCGATGGTGGCCGCAGCGCAGGCCCACCCGGAGCTCGTGGCGATGGTCGGCTACTCCTACCGGCGCGTGCCGGCGATCGCGCTGGCCCGCCGGCTCGTCGCCGAGGGGCGCATCGGCACCGTCCGGCACGCGCGCGGCCTGTACCTGCAGGACTGGCTGTCCGACCCCGCGACTCCGCTGTCGTGGCGCCTCGACAAGCAGAAGGCCGGGTCGGGGTCGCTCGGCGACATCGGCGCGCACGTCATCGACCTCGTGCAGTTCATCACCGGCGAGACGCTCACCGGCGTGTCGGCGCAGCTCGCGACGTTCGTCGCGGAGCGGCCCGTCGCGGCGGAGTTCGGCGGGCTGTCGGGCGTCGGCGACGCGGGCGGTGCGACGGGCCCCGTGACGGTCGACGACGCGGCGGTGTTCACGTCGCGCCTGTCCGGTGGCGGGCTCGCGCTGTTCGAGGCGACGCGGTTCGCGCTCGGGCGGCGCAACGCGATCCGCGTCGAGATCAACGGCACCGACGGGTCGATCGCGTTCGACTTCGAGGACATGAACGTCCTGCACGTCTACGACGCCCACGACCCGGCGGGGCTGCAGGGCTTCCGGCGCGTCTACGTCACGGAGCCCGAGCACCCGTACACCGGGAGCTGGTGGCCCACCGGCCACGGGCTGGGGTACGAGCACGCGTTCACGCACCAGGTCGTCGACCTCGTCGAGGCCGTCGCCGCCGGCACGCCGCCGACGCCGACGTTCGCCGACGGGCTGCAGGTGCAGCGCGTGCTCGACGCGGTCGAGCGGTCCGCCGCGGACGACGCCCGGTGGACGCCGGTCGAGGGCTGA
- a CDS encoding Gfo/Idh/MocA family protein — MGEPLRVGVVGCGVISEQYLTTLVGAAEVDVVAVADVDRTRADVTAQRRGLRAVDLPELYALDGLEWVLDLTTPAAHEQVALDAIAHGRSVHNEKPLCSTVAAARRVLEAAGAAGLAVGGAPDTVLGTGVQTARAAVEAGAIGRPVAATATMACGGHEAWHPQPDFYYAPGGGPLLDMGPYYLTTLVHLLGPVTAVQGVATRPRTHRTIGQGPRAGEQVPVDVATHVTALVEHASGAVTTLLMSFDAPATTASPIEVHGEEGSLLVPDPNRFDGDVRVHARGDEWRTLPVSAGYAGAGRGVGLVDAARSADRRTTRASADVALHVLDTMETVLRAADARTRLEVATTCDVPPLVPLTDLTPLSDPNPGRPDMPTPTPHARAAS, encoded by the coding sequence GTGGGCGAGCCGCTGAGGGTCGGGGTCGTCGGCTGCGGCGTCATCTCCGAGCAGTACCTGACGACGCTCGTCGGCGCCGCCGAGGTCGACGTCGTCGCCGTCGCGGACGTCGACCGCACGCGCGCCGACGTCACGGCGCAGCGCCGCGGCCTGCGTGCCGTCGACCTCCCCGAGCTGTACGCGCTCGACGGCCTGGAGTGGGTCCTCGACCTCACGACGCCCGCCGCCCACGAGCAGGTCGCGCTCGACGCGATCGCGCACGGCCGGTCCGTCCACAACGAGAAGCCGCTGTGCTCGACCGTCGCCGCCGCGCGGCGCGTGCTCGAGGCCGCCGGCGCCGCCGGCCTCGCCGTCGGCGGCGCCCCGGACACCGTGCTCGGCACGGGGGTGCAGACCGCGCGCGCCGCCGTCGAGGCCGGTGCCATCGGCCGCCCCGTCGCCGCGACCGCGACCATGGCGTGCGGCGGGCACGAGGCATGGCACCCGCAGCCGGACTTCTACTACGCGCCGGGTGGCGGACCGCTGCTCGACATGGGCCCGTACTACCTCACGACGCTCGTGCACCTGCTCGGCCCCGTCACGGCCGTGCAGGGTGTGGCGACGCGCCCGCGCACGCACCGCACGATCGGTCAGGGGCCACGTGCGGGCGAGCAGGTGCCCGTCGACGTCGCGACGCACGTCACCGCGCTCGTCGAGCACGCGTCCGGTGCCGTGACGACGCTGCTGATGAGCTTCGACGCGCCCGCCACGACCGCGAGCCCGATCGAGGTGCACGGCGAGGAGGGGTCGCTGCTGGTGCCCGACCCCAACCGGTTCGACGGCGACGTGCGCGTGCACGCGCGCGGCGACGAGTGGCGCACGCTCCCGGTGTCCGCGGGCTACGCGGGCGCGGGGCGCGGCGTGGGCCTCGTCGACGCGGCCCGCAGCGCCGACCGGCGCACCACCCGCGCGTCCGCCGACGTCGCGCTGCACGTGCTCGACACCATGGAGACCGTGCTGCGCGCCGCCGACGCGCGCACCCGGCTGGAGGTGGCGACCACGTGCGACGTCCCGCCGCTCGTCCCGCTGACCGACCTGACCCCGCTGTCCGACCCGAACCCCGGGAGGCCCGACATGCCCACCCCCACCCCGCACGCCCGGGCCGCGTCGTGA
- a CDS encoding ThuA domain-containing protein yields MKQALVVRGGWDGHAPVAATDMFIPHLETSGFAVRVVDTPEVYAQDAMTDVDLVVQCYTMGEASGAAVAGLRNAVAAGTGLVGWHGGIADSFRNSSDYLQLVGGQFATHPSKHPDECHGDQSDNYLPYTVDMLPAAADHPVTAGIASFELTTEQYWVLTDDLNDVLATTTHPAPPWHPWHRTITCPAVWTRQWGEGRICVVTPGHSLDVLEHPSVRTMIERSMVWASR; encoded by the coding sequence GTGAAGCAGGCTCTCGTGGTCCGCGGCGGCTGGGACGGGCACGCGCCCGTCGCCGCCACGGACATGTTCATCCCCCACCTGGAGACGTCGGGCTTCGCCGTGCGCGTCGTCGACACCCCGGAGGTCTACGCGCAGGACGCGATGACGGACGTCGACCTGGTCGTGCAGTGCTACACGATGGGTGAGGCGTCCGGCGCGGCCGTCGCGGGCCTGCGGAACGCCGTCGCCGCGGGCACCGGGCTCGTCGGGTGGCACGGCGGCATCGCCGACTCGTTCCGCAACAGCTCGGACTACCTGCAGCTCGTCGGCGGGCAGTTCGCGACCCATCCCTCGAAGCACCCCGACGAGTGCCACGGCGACCAGTCCGACAACTACCTGCCCTACACGGTCGACATGCTCCCCGCCGCCGCGGACCACCCGGTCACGGCCGGCATCGCGTCGTTCGAGCTCACCACCGAGCAGTACTGGGTGCTCACCGACGACCTCAACGACGTCCTCGCCACCACCACCCACCCCGCACCGCCGTGGCACCCCTGGCACCGCACCATCACGTGCCCCGCGGTGTGGACGCGGCAGTGGGGCGAGGGACGCATCTGCGTCGTGACGCCCGGCCACAGCCTCGACGTGCTGGAGCACCCCAGCGTCCGCACGATGATCGAGAGGAGCATGGTGTGGGCGAGCCGCTGA
- a CDS encoding LacI family DNA-binding transcriptional regulator has translation MTSRPTLLDVARAAGVSRATASRALAGAPSVDGDLARRVREAAAALDYRTNTAARALRSGATGSVALVAPASELEGQGGPFVGAPLRGATAVLFARSVQPVLLLDDGRDRAPLHRYLTSGHVDAAVVVLQRESEPLFGELGDLPLPVVFVGRPTTAMGEGLTSVDSDNYGGGRLAARTLLEAGRRRLATIAGPAGYAPADERTRGFRDELAAWDVAPGPVVHGAFTVSSGAAAVASVLRRDPDVDGLFAGSDLMAVGALRVLETGGRRVPDDVSVVGFDDTVVAETCDPPLTTVRQPLRELGSRAAELVLDLLAHPGCAPQQVLLPTTLTARESV, from the coding sequence ATGACCTCGCGTCCCACGCTGCTCGACGTCGCGCGCGCCGCCGGGGTCTCGCGCGCCACGGCGTCGCGCGCGCTCGCCGGGGCACCGAGCGTCGACGGCGACCTCGCGCGCCGCGTGCGCGAGGCCGCCGCGGCGCTCGACTACCGCACCAACACCGCTGCCCGGGCCCTGCGCAGCGGCGCGACGGGCTCGGTCGCGCTCGTCGCCCCGGCGAGCGAGCTCGAGGGCCAGGGCGGGCCGTTCGTGGGCGCGCCGCTGCGGGGCGCGACCGCCGTGCTGTTCGCGCGGTCGGTGCAGCCCGTGCTGCTGCTCGACGACGGGCGGGACCGCGCGCCCCTGCACCGCTACCTCACGTCCGGGCACGTGGACGCCGCGGTCGTCGTGCTGCAGCGCGAGTCGGAGCCGCTGTTCGGCGAGCTCGGCGACCTGCCGCTGCCCGTGGTGTTCGTCGGGCGGCCCACCACCGCCATGGGCGAGGGCCTGACCTCGGTGGACTCCGACAACTACGGCGGCGGCCGGCTCGCGGCCCGCACCTTGCTGGAGGCCGGGCGGCGGCGGCTGGCGACCATCGCCGGACCGGCGGGCTACGCACCGGCCGACGAGCGCACACGGGGGTTCCGCGACGAGCTCGCGGCGTGGGACGTCGCACCCGGGCCCGTCGTGCACGGCGCGTTCACGGTGTCGTCGGGCGCCGCGGCGGTGGCGTCGGTGCTGCGCCGGGACCCGGACGTCGACGGGCTGTTCGCGGGCTCGGACCTCATGGCGGTCGGCGCGCTGCGCGTCCTGGAGACGGGCGGGCGGCGCGTGCCGGACGACGTGTCGGTCGTCGGCTTCGACGACACCGTCGTGGCCGAGACCTGCGACCCGCCGCTGACGACCGTCCGCCAGCCGCTGCGCGAGCTCGGCTCCCGCGCGGCCGAGCTGGTGCTCGACCTCCTCGCCCACCCGGGCTGCGCACCCCAGCAGGTCCTCCTCCCGACGACGCTCACCGCGCGCGAATCGGTCTGA
- a CDS encoding beta-L-arabinofuranosidase domain-containing protein encodes MSNVARPPVLPGLRAVRLTDGLFAQAQRTALEYLLGLDPDRLLAPFRREAGLPPVAEPYGSWESLGLDGHIGGHALSAASLQWAATGDDRAAGMAHALVDGLVLCQDALGTGYVGGLPGGVALWESVASGGAEAGTFDLGGAWVPWYNVHKTYAGLIDAARYAPADVAVRAMRAAVRLGDWGVALSDRLDDAAFARMLRTEFGGMCEAYGDLAALTGDARYAALARRFADESLLGPLRESRDELDGLHANTQVAKVVGWPAIGEADAALAFVRTVLDHRTLVLGGHSVAEHFTPRPERHVTHREGPESCNTANLLEVERRLYERTGDVALLDAAERQLVNHVLSAQHPDGGFVYFTPARPGHYRVYSTRDACMWCCVGTALETYARLGELAYALCGHDLLVNLPVPSTLEEPGLRVRLDSTYPRALATTHATLTVDVDAPTDLAVHLRRPSWARGDLAPTVDGVGVPATAERDGYVTVRRTWRAGEVLAWRLVAGPAAERLPGDDGWVALRWGPVALAVRGDTDDLVGLRAGDARMGHVAHGPLRPLADTPVLVGSDDDISAALRPGPDGTFVLDRGAEAPLVLEPLHTLHDARYTLYLPVVADAADLPARRAALAAIDEAQLGLAARTVDTVACGEQQPETDHGYRGTDSWTGATGGRHWRATHDAFSYRLADPEGRAALLRVEYLASPGRARLLRDGAEIGAFEVTGGEGVRMLDVPVEPGTCEITVAAVDGTTPPVIAVHLLAPAG; translated from the coding sequence GTGAGCAACGTCGCCCGTCCGCCCGTCCTGCCCGGCCTGCGCGCGGTGCGCCTCACCGACGGCCTGTTCGCGCAGGCCCAGCGCACCGCGCTGGAGTACCTGCTGGGCCTCGACCCGGACCGCCTGCTCGCGCCGTTCCGCCGCGAGGCGGGCCTGCCGCCGGTCGCGGAGCCGTACGGGAGCTGGGAGTCGCTCGGGCTCGACGGGCACATCGGCGGCCACGCGCTGTCCGCGGCGTCGCTGCAGTGGGCGGCGACGGGCGACGACCGGGCCGCAGGGATGGCGCACGCGCTCGTCGACGGGCTCGTCCTCTGCCAGGACGCGCTCGGCACCGGCTACGTCGGGGGACTGCCCGGCGGCGTGGCGCTGTGGGAGTCGGTCGCCTCGGGCGGCGCCGAGGCCGGCACGTTCGACCTCGGCGGTGCGTGGGTGCCCTGGTACAACGTCCACAAGACGTACGCCGGGCTGATCGACGCGGCCCGGTACGCGCCCGCCGACGTCGCCGTGCGCGCGATGCGCGCGGCCGTGCGGCTCGGCGACTGGGGCGTCGCGCTGTCCGACCGGCTCGACGACGCCGCGTTCGCGCGCATGCTGCGCACCGAGTTCGGCGGCATGTGCGAGGCCTACGGCGACCTCGCCGCGCTCACGGGCGACGCGCGGTACGCGGCGCTCGCGCGCCGGTTCGCCGACGAGTCGCTGCTGGGTCCCCTGCGCGAGAGCCGCGACGAGCTCGACGGCCTGCACGCCAACACGCAGGTCGCCAAGGTGGTCGGCTGGCCCGCGATCGGCGAGGCCGACGCCGCGCTCGCCTTCGTCCGTACCGTCCTCGACCACCGCACCCTCGTGCTCGGCGGCCACTCGGTCGCCGAGCACTTCACGCCCCGGCCCGAGCGGCACGTGACGCACCGCGAGGGCCCGGAGTCGTGCAACACCGCCAACCTGCTGGAGGTCGAGCGGCGTCTCTACGAGCGCACGGGCGACGTCGCGCTGCTCGACGCGGCCGAGCGGCAGCTCGTCAACCACGTGCTGTCCGCGCAGCACCCCGACGGCGGATTCGTGTACTTCACGCCGGCCCGCCCGGGGCACTACCGCGTGTACTCGACGCGCGACGCGTGCATGTGGTGCTGCGTCGGCACCGCGCTGGAGACGTACGCGCGCCTCGGCGAGCTCGCCTATGCGCTCTGCGGCCACGACCTGCTCGTCAACCTGCCCGTGCCCTCGACGCTCGAGGAGCCCGGCCTGCGCGTCCGTCTCGACTCGACGTACCCGCGGGCGCTGGCGACGACGCACGCGACGCTGACGGTCGACGTCGACGCGCCCACGGACCTCGCGGTGCACCTGCGGCGCCCGTCGTGGGCGCGCGGCGACCTCGCGCCGACCGTCGACGGCGTCGGCGTCCCCGCCACCGCGGAGCGCGACGGGTACGTCACCGTGCGCCGTACGTGGCGCGCCGGTGAGGTCCTCGCCTGGCGCCTCGTCGCCGGGCCGGCGGCCGAGCGCCTGCCCGGCGACGACGGCTGGGTCGCGCTGCGGTGGGGCCCGGTGGCCCTGGCGGTGCGCGGCGACACCGACGACCTCGTGGGGCTCCGCGCCGGCGACGCCCGCATGGGCCACGTCGCGCACGGCCCGCTGCGCCCGCTGGCGGACACCCCCGTGCTCGTCGGGTCCGACGACGACATCAGCGCGGCCCTGCGACCCGGGCCGGACGGCACGTTCGTGCTCGACCGGGGCGCGGAGGCGCCGCTCGTCCTGGAACCGCTGCACACGCTGCACGACGCCCGGTACACGCTCTACCTCCCGGTCGTCGCCGATGCGGCCGACCTCCCGGCCCGACGCGCCGCCCTGGCGGCCATCGACGAGGCGCAGCTCGGTCTCGCGGCGCGCACGGTGGACACCGTGGCGTGCGGCGAGCAGCAGCCCGAGACGGACCACGGCTACCGCGGTACGGACTCGTGGACCGGCGCCACCGGCGGCCGGCACTGGCGCGCGACCCACGACGCGTTCTCCTACCGCCTGGCCGACCCCGAGGGCCGCGCGGCGCTCCTGCGCGTCGAGTACCTGGCGTCGCCGGGGCGGGCGCGGCTGCTGCGTGACGGCGCCGAGATCGGCGCGTTCGAGGTCACCGGCGGCGAGGGCGTACGGATGCTCGACGTCCCCGTGGAGCCCGGGACCTGCGAGATCACGGTCGCCGCCGTCGACGGCACGACGCCGCCCGTCATCGCCGTCCACCTCCTGGCGCCGGCCGGCTGA